AGCGTTCGAGCAGTTCGCCCGACGGCACGATCAACCCGCCCGGGATACCCGGTCCGGGGGACACATGCAGTTCCGACACCCATGCATTCTCGCGTGTCGTCTCAGCACTGTGAACGCTCGTGCGCGGTCACCTCGACCATCTCTATCCTTCGACCCATGTCGTGGTCGGTCTGGCTGACCCTGGTGGCGGCCGGGGCTCTCATCTCGTTCACTCCCGGTGCGGGAGCGATCAACACCATGTCGAACTCGCTGACATCCGGGTGGAGTCGTTCCATCTGGGGAATCCTCGGACAACAGATCGCCCTGGTGATCCACATCGCGATCGTTGCCGCCGGTGTCGGGGTCATCGTCGCCGAGTCGCCGTTGATGTTCAACGTTATTCGGTACGCGGGAGCTGCTTATCTGTTGTATCTCGGTGTGCGGCAATGGCGTTCACGTACGGCGGACACCGAAGAGACCGATCGGGCGCGGGCGATCGAGCCGCGCTGGTCGATGATGCGCCGTGGCTTGTTG
This is a stretch of genomic DNA from Yimella lutea. It encodes these proteins:
- a CDS encoding LysE family transporter: MSWSVWLTLVAAGALISFTPGAGAINTMSNSLTSGWSRSIWGILGQQIALVIHIAIVAAGVGVIVAESPLMFNVIRYAGAAYLLYLGVRQWRSRTADTEETDRARAIEPRWSMMRRGLLVNLTNPKAIVFFLAFMPQFIRPENALLPQYTVLGVTVVVIDVLVMWFFFAVAARGLQRLTRSARGQRRLNRLFGGLFVGVGAMLATIR